The Myxococcales bacterium genome includes the window GCGGCCGGCCACCACCAACGATGTGCTTGATCGGCTGCGAGCCATCGGCCCGCTCGCGGATGCCCCAAAGCGGCCGCGCGGCTTTCAGGCGACGTTGACGCCGAAACAAGAGGCCGTGCGCGCGGCGGCCGGCCCGCTAAAATGCGTCATGATGGTGGCGACGCCTCCTGGCCTGGGCGACGAAACTGAAGTGTTAGCGGACATCGCCAAGCGCCACGACCTGCAACTATTTGTCGACGAAGAATTCGCGGTGCTAACCCCGCGCGTCGACGGCCACGCTGGGGCCATGGCCGCCGCGCGCGCCGCGGTCGAGCTGCAAAAGGCATCCGCCGACGCCGCGATTGGCATTGCCAGCTACCACGACCAGACCACGATGGACGCCGCGCTCGATCAAATGGGCCAGGCCGTCGAGAAGAACGCGGTCTCGGGCATGTTCGCGGCGGTGCTCGACACGGCCGCGCCCGAGGTCATGATCGACCCCGAGCTGGCCCAAGAGCTCGATGAAGAGTTCAAAACTGAGATAACGGCGGGCGAGCCGTTGCGCATCTTGCTTGGAGCGCGATAAGGCCCCATGGCCCATCCAGACGACCGCGAGCCTGGTAACGAACCGAGGGGACGACCCTCGCGTTCGACCACCGTATCGCGCGCGATCATTTCGGATGAGCGCCATATTTTGCTGGTGGTCGGCAAGACGTCACAGTCGACGCATGCCTTGCCTGCCAGCGGCCGCGTAACGATCGGCCGCGCGGCGGAAAACGACATCGCCATTGATGATGCGTCGATCTCGCGCCACCACGCCACCCTCATTCTCGACGCCCCGATTCGGATCGTCGACAACGACAGCGCGAACGGCACGTGGATTGGCGACCGCCAAGTGCCAGTTGGCGAAGAAATCACGATGCATACCAACGATCCGTTGCGCATCGGCAACGTGCTCATCGTGCTGCAAACCTGGAGCACTAATAGCCGGCCGAGGCGACTCAAGACGCACGAGTATTTCGAGGCTAGGCTCGAAGAAGAGGCCATGCGCGGCGCGCGGCGCGGCGATGCGTTTGGCGTCTTATTTGCCCACGTCGAAAGCGGCGCCACCGACCCCTTGGCGCTATTTTCGCTGTGTCTGCGCGAAACCGACTTGGTCGCGGAATATGCGCCAGGGCAATACGAAATCCTCGTCGTCGACACCACGCCCTCGGGCGAATCAACGGTTATCTCGCGCGTCGAGACCGCGGCCAGCGAGAACGGGCTTGATATTCGTTTGGGTGCGGCCTGGTTTCCGCGCGACGGCCGCGATGCGTCCGCGCTGATGACACAGGCGCGGGTGCGGGCCGACGAGCATGCGATCAAGCCCTTGCCATCGTCCGACCATGCCGAGCCCAAGCGTCAGGCGTCGCAGGCTGGCCTGGTGGTTTCGGCCCCCTCAATGCGCGCGCTGCACAGCCTCATCGAGCGCGTCGCGGCCTCTGATATCAGCGTGCTGCTCCTTGGCGAGACCGGCGTCGGCAAGGAAATGATCGCCGCCGAAATCCACAAGAAATCGACCCGCGCCGATAAGCCGTATATCCCGCTTAATTGCTCCGCGCTCACCGAAACGCTGCTCGAGAGCGAGCTCTTTGGCTACGAGCGCGGCGCCTTTACCGGTGCCAATACCGCCAAGCAAGGCCTGCTGGAGACCGCCAACGGCGGCGTGTTATTCCTCGACGAAATTGGCGAGCTACCGCTCTCGACCCAGGTCAAGTTGCTGCGCGTGCTCGACGAACGCCGCGTCACCCGGGTTGGCGGTATCGCCAGCAAGCCCATCGACGTGCGCATTGTTTCAGCCACCAATCGCGACGTCGATGCCGAGGTGATTCGCGGCACGTTTCGATCGGATTTGCTCTATCGCCTCAACGCGATGACGGTGCAGGTGCCGCCGCTGCGCGAGCGCCACGCCGAGATCGAGCCGCTCACCCGCCACTTTATCAACCACTTCGCGACGCGCATGAACAAAGAAGTGCCGATTCTCTCCGAGGAGGCCCTCGCGCTCTGTTATCAGTATTACTGGCCCGGCAACGTGCGCGAGCTGCGCAACGTGATGGAGCGCGCGGTGGTGCTCTGCAAAGGCAAGATCATCATGAAGCACGATCTGCCGGTTGAGCGCATGATGGCCAAGTTCGCCGATGCGCGCGCGACGCTGCGGCCCAGCGTTGCGCCGCCCATGCCGCAGCCGAGTTACGGCGCACCTTCCTTTGGAGGGGCGACTCCACAGTCCGCCGCGTTTGGCGCCTCCATCGATTCCTCGACGCCAGGGCCGTATCCGCTGCCCGCGCTGGGTTCTGCGCAATTCGCGCCATCGCGTCCAGATCAGCCAACCTACGGCGCGCCGGCATATCCGCCCGCGTCGCGTGCCGCCACCGCGGCGTCCGAGGACGAAACCATGCATTCGTGGCGAGGCCGCGCATGGGACCGCGCCGAAATCGAGGCCACGCTCGTCGCCTGCGGCGGCAATCAAGCCGAAGCCGCCAAGCGCCTCGGCGTCTCGCGTCGCACGCTGATCAATCGCCTCGAAAAGCTCGGCATCGCGCGTCCGCGCAAGCGGCCTTGATAGGTGATGTAGGCGCATAGGCGTCACGTGCGCAATGGCAAGCCACGGCGCCGTGTCTGCGTCATGGCGCCAAGACGCGACGGCGGCCACTCTGCTACTATTTCGGCCAGGCCATCATGAAACCAACGATCCGCTCGATCACAAATAAATTCGTCGTCCGCACGCCGTGTCTGTCTGTTTCCACGGTAATCGCGGACAGCAATCACGCCGAAGTGTTGCGACAGCGCCTGCGCGAACTCGTGGGAAATCCCGCGGTGCGCGAGTCGCTTTTGATCGCCTCGCAGAGCATCGACGCGGCAATCGACGACTGGCTGGCCGACCCGTGGGCTGCCAAGAATCGTGCAACCGAGCGGTCGATTTTGCGATACGTCACGCGCATGTCGACGCGCGCTACGCCGTTCGGCTTGTTCTCAGCGTGCACCGTTGGCAACTTTGACGAGCACACCGCGCTGGAGCTCGCCGACCGCGCCAAGTGGCAGCGACGCACGCGCATTGACAATGACTACTTGTTTGACGCCGTGCTCGCCCTCGGCCAAGACCGCGAGCTGCGCAAGACCCTGACGTACTGGCCCAATGACACCGGCTATATCGCCGCTGGCAAGCTGCGCTACGCCGAGGCCCGCACGACGGGCTCTGGTCGCGCCTATTTTTTGATGTCGGCTGGCCTCACTGATTACCTAAAGGCGATCCTAGAGCGCGCCAGCAGCGGGGCGACGATAGCTGACCTCAGCGAGGTGCTTTGTCGCGACCCCGAAATCACGCCACCCGAGGCCGAGGAATTTCTCCACGAATTAATCGACGCGCAGGTCATCACGTCCAAGTTAATGCCCAATGTCACGGGCCGCGAGTCGACCCTGGTCGTAGCCGATTTGCTAGAGACCACCGACGCCACCGGCAAATCGGCCGCCAAGGCGCTCAAGTCCGCCTTCAAGCGTGTCGAAGCGCTCGATGCCGCGCCGATGGGTGCCATGCCCGGCGCGTATAGCACCATTATGGATGAGCTCGGTGCCGAGATGCCGGCGGCCGTCCGTACCCCGAAAAACATTAGCCGCACGTTTCAGGTGGATCTGTTTTCTACCCTGGCGCAGCGGCAGCTCAGCCACAAGGTGCTTGCCGAACTTGAACGCGCGGCGCTGTTTCTCGGCAAGATCGCCAATATTCAGCAAAATAGCCAAAATGATTTTCGCAAGGCGTTCGAAGAAAAATTCGAATCCCAGACCATCCCGCTATCGCTTGCGCTGGACAATGAAGCCGGCGTGCGCAAGTCCGATGGTGGCAGTGGCACCGATAGCCCCGTGCTTGCCGGAATCGCCCTGCCCAACCGAGGCGGCGCGCCGCAAGCACCTGCTTACTCGCCCAAAGGCGCTTGGATCGCGGGCATGTTTGAGCGCGCTAAGCTCGAGGGTGCCAAAGAGCTCGTGATCACCGACGCAGACGTCGAGGCGTGCCCCAAGTCCTCATCGGATGCCGTACCGTTTTTGGGAGGCACCTCGGCCATGATCGCAATCGCCGCCAAGAGCCAGGCCGATATCGACGCGGGACGTTTCGACATGCGCGTGATTGGCATCTCGGGGCCGTCCGGCGTAAATTTATTTGGACGTTTCTGCTACGGCTCGCGTGAGATCCACGACATGGTGCTGGCCCAGATCGCCGCGGAGGAGGGCCTGCGGCCCGACGCCGTGTTTGCCGAGATCGTCCACCTGCCGCAGGGCCGCATTGGCAACATCTTGTTTAGGCCTGTGCTGCGCGACTATGAGATTACCTACCTCGGCATCAGCGGCGCCCCCGACGATCGCCATATCCCGCTTTCAGATCTGATGGTCACCTCCAAGGGTGGCCGCGTCGTCCTGATTTCTAAGCGCCTGGGCAAAGAGGTGATTCCGCGCCTCTCCACGGCGCATAACTACAGCATGCCGTCGTCGTTTCCGCTTTATAAATTTCTTTGTAGCATTCAAGCCCAGTATTTCACGCAAGGTGGATGGAGCTGGGAATTCCTCGACGGACGCCCGCATTTGCCACGCGTTCGCTACGGCAATATCGTGCTCGATCGCGCGCAATGGCGGCTGACCGCCAAAGATCTTGAAGGCATCGAAGCCGCCACCGCGGGCCACAAAAAAGTTGCTGGCCAAGAGGCCTCGCTCGCGGCCATGCAGGCCGCGCATGTCGCGGTCACGGAGCTGCGCAACAAGCTGCAATGGCCAAGGTGGGTAGCTATAGCCGAGTCCGACAATGAACTCGTGATCGACCTCGACAACCCAGCCATGACCGAAATGATGGCCCACGAACTGCGCGGCGCCCGCGGCGTCGAGATCGTGGAGATGTATCCGGCACCCGATGAGACGTGGATTACCGGCCCAGGGGGCACGTATGTTCACGAAATCTCGTTGCCACTGTTCCGCGATCCTGAACCGGCGGCCAACGCCGCGAAAAACGCCGGCAAAGGCCCCGCAAAGGCGAAGGCCGCGACCGCGACCGACGCTGAGCCCGAGGCGCTCAAAGCGCCTGCCCAGCCGCGCGCGCTTTTACCGCCCGAGGTGCCGCGCGACGACCGCTTGCTCGCAGTCGGATCAGAGTGCCTCTACGTCAAACTTTATTGTGGCCAAACCGTGGCCAATGCGGTGCTGCGGGAGGTGATGGTGCCCTTGCTGGCTGACTCAGGATTTCGCGCCAGCTTTGACGATTGGTTTTTCTTGCGCTACGCCGATCCTGACCCTCACTTGCGACTGCGTTTTTTTGGTGAGCCCGCGCGTTTGCTCGCGGAGGTGTTGCCGGCGATCACCGCGGCCGTGCAGCCTCTCTTGGCTAACGGCACGCTCGATAAAATCGTGCTCGATACCTATCAGCGCGAGGTCGAGCGCTACGGTGGCCTAACCGGCGTTCGGCTTGCCGAAAAGCTGTTCTCACGCGACAGCGACCTCGCCATGACGTTTCTCGAACATACGGACGACGACGCCATTCCTGAGGTGTTGTGGCCCATGGCAGTCGTCGCGATCGACAAGCTGCTTGAGGATTTCGGCTATTCCCCCGAAGGCAAGTTCAAGAAAATGTCTGAAATTGCCGATGGTTTTTTATCAGAGTTTGGGATGAACCCGGCGTACCAGAAGCGACTTGGCGACAAATTCAAGTTAGTGCGCGGCGACATCGCGGCGGCATTTACCAACCCCGCCGACAACCCAGATCACCCTGCCCCGCCGATCTACGAGGCGATCGCAACGCGCAGCGAGCGCAACCGCGAGGTCATCGCGGCGCTGCGCGACGCCGAGCGGGCAGGGCAGCTCACCGACAGCGTCGACCGGCTTATCTCCTCGGTGATCCACGTCAACATGAACCGCGTCTTCACCAACTCGCCGCGCGCGCAGGAAATGGTGCTCTACGATCTGTTGCGGCGCCACTACGATGGCATCTTAGCGCGACAGCGCACGGGGGCTGGTGGCGGCGAGAAGCTCAAAAAAGATAAGCCGCCTCCGACCGACGGCAGCGAAACGCCAACGCCTTAGGGTTACGGCGCTACGTCCAATCCGCTTGCCGTGGCCAAATTCCGACTCGATGGGCGCTATAGACCATCGCCCTGGCAGAACTGCTCGAGCTTGGCGGCGGATTCTTCGCGGTAGGTGGCCTCGGCGGCGGTGGGTGGCGCGGTGCGCTGCAGGCGCTGCATGTTGGCGATGATGACGTCGGTGCCGATCAGGGTCATGACGAGCACGTTGCCCATGAACGCCAGTACGGCGCTGATGACGCGGACCGTGCCGTAGTTGAGCTGCGTCAGCACGTCGTAGAGGCCGACGACCATCATGCCGCCGCCGAGGAGCAAGAGCCCAATGTAGGCCATCCACGCCTTGTGGATACGGGTATTGGCGTCGGCGTGGGTAAGCGGCAGGGTGAATTGTCGCCCCGACCAGCCGATGAAAAATTGCGCCGCCATGATGCCGAGGTTGCCGGCGACAAAATAGACGCTACCGGTGATTTGGTAGGGCAACAGCACGATGGCGTAGGCAAACAGCGCGTACATCGGCGCCGCCAGCACCATGAGCCAGCCAGGCACCGAGCTGCCAGGGAAGATGAGCTTGGTGACGATGGAGGCGCGGATGACGCCGGGCATGAGCGAGATGATCTTGGGCGCCAGCACGAGCACCGACTGCACCCCAAACGCCATGCCGACCACCATGTGGATTTGCGAGCGCGAGGCGTTTAGCTTGACCCCGGCGATTTCCGCCGCCTGGCGCGCTAGCGCGATTTGGCCGTCAAACGCGGCGCGAAACGGATAGAGATAGAGAAAAAAAGGCGCCAGGAAGTAAATTGCCCATGCCCAAAAAAGTGCCCGCCGCTGCGTCTGCCACTTGGTCCAATTGCGGAGCTGGTAGAAGGCGACCATGCAAAAAATCGCCTCGGCGAATGCGGGCAAGAGCAGCATGGTGCGCGCAGCATCAGGCACGCGGGGGCCATCAAATGCCTCCATGAAGCGAAAGACGGTGAGCGGCACAAAGATGAGCGCGATGAGCAGCAGCACCGAGCGCCGCCACGCCAAAAATGCCTGATGCTCGGGGTGGGTGACGTGCGAGGCCCCCAGTTCAAGCGCGCGGCGCTCGCTGGGCAAGACCTCGCCGATATCAATATTGAGGCGAAACGCGCGTTTGAGCGACAGCAAGACAAACCGCCGCGACAGGGTATAGACGATTGGCGCGGCGGGCGCGATTGGCGCGGAAGGCTCAGTGCTCATGTTTCCTCGCGCATGCTACCATATGCGCGTGGGCAACTTTGACGTCGACTTTGCCATCATCGGGTCGGGCTTTGGCGGTAGCGTCTCGGCGCTGCGGCTGGCCGAGAAGGGCTACAGCGTCAGCGTGCTCGAAATGGGCAAGCGCTGGCACAAGGAAGACTTTCCCAAGACAAATTGGAATTTGCGCAAGCACCTGTGGCAGCCGTCATTGGGGCTCTACGGCATCTTGCAGATCACCATGGTCAAGGACGCGTTGCTGCTGCACGGCGCCGGGGTGGGCGGCGGCAGCCTGGTTTATGCCAATACCTTGCTGGTGCCGCCCGACGTCGCCTTTGCCGATCCGCGGTGGGTCGGACTCCCGTCCTGGCAGGCCGCGCTGGCGCCTCATTACGCCACCGCGCAGCGCATGCTTGGCGCCACCGAGAGCGAGGTGGTGGTGGAAACCGATGAAATCTTGCGCGAGGTGGCGACCGAGATGGGCTTTGGCCATACGTGGAAGAAACACAACGTCGGCGTGTATTTTGGCGAAGCCGGCAAGACCGTGCCGGATCCATACTTTGGCGGCGAGGGCCCCGAGCGCACGGGCTGCACCAAATGCGGCGGCTGCATGGTGGGGTGCCGCTACGGCGCGAAAAACACGCTCGACCGCAACTACCTCTATCTCGCCGAGAAGCGCGGCGCGAAGGTAGAGGCTGAGACGCGCGTGGTCGACGTGCGGCCGGCGGGCGGCGGCGGCTATGAGTTGACCCTGGAACGCTCGACCGGCTGGCGGCATCCGCGCCGCACACTGCGCGCCCGCGGCGTGGTGGTTGCGGCGGGATCGTATGGCACGGTCAATTTGCTCATGCGCTGCAAGGCGCGTGGCTCGCTCGGTGGACTCTCCGGGCAGCTTGGCAATTACCTACGGACCAACAGCGAGGCGCTGCTCGGCGTGCGGTCGCGCAAGGCCGGCGTCGACCATTCCAAGGGCATCGCGATCACCAGCGGCGTCTTGGTCGACGACACCACGCATATCGAAGTTGTCCGCTATTCGGACGGATCGGACGCGCTGGCGCCGCTCGCAACGGTGCTAACTGGTGGTGGCGGCCGCGTGCCCCGCCCCTTGCGATGGCTGGGCAATATTCTGGCTCACCCCGTTCAATTTTTGCGTTCGGTGGTGCCGTTTGGCTGGGCGCGCAAATCGGCGATCTTGCTGGTGATGCAGCCGCTAGACAACCACCTCACCTATCACCTCAGGCGCCCGTGGTATTGGCCGTTTAGCAAAAAGCTCGACAGCAAGCATGGCGGCGGCCCACCCTCGCCTAGCTTTATTCCGGTGGCCAATGTCGTCGCTAAGCGCATGGCGCAAAAGATGGACGGCTATGCGCAAAACAGCGCCGCCGAGGTGCTGCTGGGCAAGGCGACCACGGCCCACGTGCTCGGCGGGTGCCCAATTGGCGTCACCGCCGATGATGGCGTGGTGGATCCCCAGAGCCGCGCGTTTGGCTACGATGATCTCTATGTGGTCGACGGCTCGATCATTCCCGCCAACCTCGGCGTCAACCCCAGCCTTACCATTACCGCGATGGCGGAGCACGCGATGTCACATGTGCCGCCGCGAGCCGTTCGCATCGACGCCCATTGGCGCGCTGACGCCGTGACGCGTCGCTAGTGTCGTGATTCGCTCGTCAAGGTGGGGTGCGCGCCGCTTGCCAGGTCAGCCGTTGCCATGGTTTGCCGCCGCTTGTCGCTGCACCAGATCGCAGGCAGCTGTAACCTACGTGGCAAATGAAGAAGGCTCCCGGCTCTCTCTCGACCATTGCCCTAGCCTGCCTGGCTGGCGGCTGCACGGTGAACGTCTACGCGCCACCGACGCTGACCTCGCTCGATCACCAGGTCCAGCCGTTGGCGCCAGGGCAAACCGCGGTGACGGGTGCCCTCGCCGACGGCGGCTCGCCGACGAATGTTGATACCGGGGAGCTTACCGCCACCGCAGGCGTCGCGCGCGGCATTTCGGAGCGCCTAGAATTGGCTGCCAGCGTCGCGGTCGGTCGACTGTCCGCGCCAGGCGGGCTCACCGGCGGCGGGCTCACCGACGGTGAAACCTATGAGCTGCTCTCGCGTTTCGGTGCCAAAGTACCCTTGCTGCGTGCGACCCACCAGCGTGGGCTCGCCATGAACGGCGTGATTGGCGCAGGCGTCGGCGGCGTTATCGATGTAGGCAGCGTTGCCTCGTTCGATGTCGGCTACAATATCGGCTACCAAAACTGTGTCATCACGCCAACCATCGCGCAGGGCTACTACCTAAGCTCGCCGCTGAGCCGCGAGACCATTCTCGCCCGCACATCCACCGACGATTCGTTCTCGGCGTATCAGATGCCGCGTACGCAAGGCGTCGTAACTTCGCTGGGGGTGACGCTTGAAACCTCGCGGCAGCGTTGCCTTCGCGACTCGGACCGTACGCAGATCGTGCTGCATCTCGACCATTGGATGCTGTCGAGCGCTGAGGACAGCGACGGGACGGCGCGCGCCGGCGCGGCCGTGCGGTATCGCTTTTAGGCGCCGCATGCGCTAGATAGCCTGCATGTCGTCTTCCGATGCAATCGCTCAGGTGCTCATCGCCACGCGCCACGACCTTGGCGGCTTTGAGGTCGGCCGGGTGCTGCCCAGCGCGGCGCGACGCATGGTCGGCCCGTTCATCTTTTTTGACCACATGGGACCTGGCGATTTCGCGGCTGGCCAGGGCATCGACGTGCGGCCGCATCCGCACATTGGGCTCGCGACGGTCACCTATCTCTACGAGGGCTCGATCTTTCACCGCGACAGCCTCGGCTTTGCGCAGAGCATTGAGCCAGGCGCGATAAATTGGATGACCGCAGGTCGCGGCATTGTGCATTCCGAACGCACGGCGCCCGAGGCGCGGATGGCGGCGCGGCGCCTGCACGGCTTGCAACTTTGGCTGGCCTTGCCACTGGCGCACGAGCAAACCGCGCCGGCGTTTGTCCATTACCCGGCCTCGGCGCTGCCCGAGCTCGAAGTGCTGGGCGCGAAGGTGCGCGTGCTCGCTGGCCATGCGTTTGGCGCGACGTCGCCGGTGAAAACGCTCAGCCCGCTATTTTATGTCGACGCCGCGCTGCCGAGCGGCGGCGCGCTCAAGGTGCCCGCCAACTACACCGAACGCGCAGCCTACGTCGCGATCGGCCGCGTGCGCTGTGGCGAAACCATTTACGACGCCGGCACCATGTTGGTGTTTGCTGCGGGCGAAACGCCAACCTTGCATGCCGAAGGCGGCGCCGCGCGCATCGCGCTTGTCGGCGGCGAACCGCTGGAAGGACCGCGCCTCATTTGGTGGAATTTTGTCGCCAGCAACGCCGCCCTAATGGACGCCGCCAAGGCCGCGTGGGCGGCACAAGCTCGCGATGCGTTTCCGCCCGTACCAGGCGAGACCGAATTTATTCCGCTACCTACGAAGTAGCTGCGCAAGCTCGGCGATCTCGTCGACAAAGATCGCCTGCGCATGATGCGGCGGAGCGACCATGCCGGCATCGCGCGCGGTATCGAGCCAGGCGCGCAGCGGCGACCAGAAGCCCGCGATGTTGCAGAACACCAGCGGCTTAGCGTGGGCGCCGAGCTGCGCCGCGCAGAGCACCTCAAAGGCTTCATCGAGGGTGCCAAATCCGCCCGGCAAAACGACGAAGGCATCCGCGAGCTCCATCATACGCGCCTTGCGCTCGGCCATCGTGACGACGATTTCTAGGCGTGTCAGGCCGGCGTGGGCCAGCTCGCGATCCACGATCGCCCGCGGCATGATGCCTATTACCTCGGCGCCACCAGCGAGTGCCGCGTCGGCCAAAGCGCCCATGGTGCCGATGCTCGCGCCACCGTAAACGAGGCCATAACCTTGCGCAGCCAGCCAGCGCCCAAGCTGCGCGGCAGCCGCCACGTAGGTGTCGCCAACGCCGTGTGCCGAGCCACAAAAGACGGTCACGCGGCGGGTTGGGTGCATGCCCTAACCAAACAGACTCGCGCGTGATTTGCAAGTCGCGGGACCGGCGTGCCACCATCGCCGCGTGCACTGGATGATCAAGCGCTTTGACGAGCTAGCCCGCGATGAACTCTACGCGATTATGGCGCTGCGTCAGCGCGTGTTTGTCGTCGAGCAGGTGGCGGCGTACTTGGACTGCGACGGCTATGACGACGACGCCGAGCATGTGTTCGCGTGGGACGAGCCCGCAGCCCGAGCCGATCGCTCGCCGCCATCGCAGCCGCTGCACCTGGCAACGCCGCGTGGACGCCTGATGGCCGCGTGTGCGCGCCTGTTTGCCCCAGGCATCAAGTATGCCGAGGCCAGCATCGGCCGCGTGGTCTGCGCCCCGGAATGGCGCGGTCAGGGCACCGGCGTCTTGCTCATGCAAACCAGCGTCGCGCGGCTTGATGTCCGATTTCCGGACTCACCGATTCGCATCGGCGCGCAGCGCTATTTGGAGGCCTTCTACGGCCGCTTGGGCTTTGTCACCCAGCCCGGCGCGCCATATCTCGAAGACGGCATCTGGCATGTCGAAATGGTGCGGCCAGCGGCGAATGCGCTGCGCCCCACGCGCGCCGCGACTTAGTCGTCGTCGCGATCGTTCTTCGAAGGCCGCGATGGGCGAGTTGGCGCCGGCTTAGCTGGCTGTGGCGCAGGCGGCGCAGGGCGCACCGATGGCGGCACCGTCGCGCGCGGCGGCGCTGGCGGTGGCGCCGTCGTCGATGGGCCTTGTGGTGGGCGAACCGGTGTTGGTGCAGGACGCTGCGGCGGGCGATACGTCGGTGGTTGCACCGGGGTTGGCGCAGGTGGCGCAGGCCGTACCGATGGCGGCACCGTGGTGCGCGGCGGCTCTGGCGGTGGCGCGATGGTGGTTGGCCGCACCGGTGTCGGCGCCGGGCGTTGCGGCGGGCGATACGTCGGCGGCGGGGCTACCGGCGTCGGCGTTGGCGCGGGGCGTTGCGGCGGGCGATACGTCGGCGGCGGGGCTACCGGCGTCGGCGTTGGCGCGGGGCGCTGCGGTGGGCGATACGTCGGCGCTGGCGCCACTGGCGTCGGCGACGGACGCGTTGGATAGGTCGACGGCCGCTGCGGGGGCACATACGTCGGCGAAGGTGTGCCCGGGCGCCCAGGTTGGGTCGGATATGTCGCCGGACGTTGCGGCGGCACATACGTCGGCGACGGTGGTCGCACCGCGGTCGGCGGACGGCCACCGCCTGGGTTGGAAACGTGCCAGCCGGACGGCAGGCGGTCGTGCTGCGACCAATGGCCCGGGTAATAAACGTATTGGCCGCTGCTGCTGTAATCGTAATACGGCTGGACGTAGA containing:
- a CDS encoding YXWGXW repeat-containing protein gives rise to the protein MKTPLKLLHLTTASQALGKALGALALGALATSCVATTRPVSYGYSAGYSAGYGTAGYSVAVGTPSPYYVSTLPPEPLYESITDAPSHGYSWISGSWHWNGAEWVWISGRWVSQQSGYVYVQPYYDYSSSGQYVYYPGHWSQHDRLPSGWHVSNPGGGRPPTAVRPPSPTYVPPQRPATYPTQPGRPGTPSPTYVPPQRPSTYPTRPSPTPVAPAPTYRPPQRPAPTPTPVAPPPTYRPPQRPAPTPTPVAPPPTYRPPQRPAPTPVRPTTIAPPPEPPRTTVPPSVRPAPPAPTPVQPPTYRPPQRPAPTPVRPPQGPSTTAPPPAPPRATVPPSVRPAPPAPQPAKPAPTRPSRPSKNDRDDD